In Astatotilapia calliptera chromosome 23, fAstCal1.2, whole genome shotgun sequence, a genomic segment contains:
- the LOC113016982 gene encoding tetratricopeptide repeat protein 39C-like, translating to MAGPEQSQQQQQVEEKAEHIDDAEMALQGINMLLNNGFKESDELFRRYRGQSPLMSFGASFVSFLNAMMTFEEEKMQTACDDLRTTEKLCESDSAGVIETIRNKIKKSMDSQRSGVVVVDRLQRQIIVADCQVYLAVLSFVKQELSAYIKGGWILRKAWKMYNKCHSDISQLQDAYQRRSSGNQDSLSADNANHNTPVENGVTAEALDRLKGSVSFGYGLFHLCISMVPPHLLKIINLLGFPGDRLQGLSSLMYASESKDMKAPLATLALLWYHTVVLPFFALEGSDTHAGLLEAKAILQRKSVVYPNSSLFMFFKGRVQRLEVCNLSVMVSDRSVSKSILAADSLFVLRSMRNTQ from the exons ATGGCGGGTCCCGAGCagtcccagcagcagcagcaggtagaGGAGAAGGCAGAGCACATAGATGATGCTGAGATGGCTCTGCAAGGCATTAACATGCTGCTCAACAACGGCTTCAAGGAAAGCGACGAGCTGTTCAGGAGATACAG GGGCCAGAGCCCATTGATGAGCTTTGGGGCCAGTTTTGTCAGCTTTCTG AATGCCATGATGACATTTGAGGAGGAGAAGATGCAGACTGCCTGTGATGATCTGAGGACCACTGAGAAACTGTGTGAGAGCGACAGCGCTGGAGTCATAGAGACAATCAGGAACAAGATTAAAAAGAGT ATGGACTCTCAACGGTCCGGCGTTGTTGTCGTGGACCGCCTGCAGAGACAGATAATCGTCGCCGACTGCCAAGTATACCTTGCTGTGCTCTCTTTTGTCAAACAGGAACTCTCAG CGTATATCAAAGGAGGCTGGATTCTCCGTAAGGCTTGGAAAATGTACAATAAGTGCCACAGCGACATCAGCCAGCTGCAGGACGCCTATCAGCGGAGGTCCTCTGGGAACCAGGACTCCCTCTCAGCAGACAACGCCAACCACAATACACCCGTGGAGAATGGTGTCACAGCCGAAGCCCTGGACCGCCTCAAGGGCTCAGTCAGCTTCGGTTACGGCCTCTTCCACCTGTGCATCTCCATGGTACCGCCACACCTGCTCAAGATTATCAACCTGCTGGGTTTCCCTGGGGACCGACTCCAGGGCCTCTCCTCCCTTATGTATGCAAGCGAGAGCAAGGACATGAAGGCCCCTCTAGCTAC GTTGGCCCTCTTGTGGTACCACACCGTAGTGCTGCCTTTCTTTGCTCTGGAGGGCTCGGATACGCATGCAGGGCTGCTGGAAGCTAAAGCTATTCTGCAGAGAAAGTCGGTGGTTTACCCCAACTCCTCTCTTTTCATGTTCTTTAAAGGACGAGTCCAAAGGCTAGAGGTATGTAACCTTTCGGTAATGGTCAGCGACAGATCAGTCAGCAAGTCCATATTAGCTGCAGATAGTTTATTTGTGTTGCGCTCCATGAGAAATACACAGTAG
- the LOC113016934 gene encoding allantoinase, mitochondrial isoform X3: protein MELGSTVSAVRSTRVLDGDKVRPAVVVIKDGKIHEIVSSCSFSEDVACQVLDVGDSVVMPGIVDCHVHVNEPGRTSWEGFWTATRAAAAGGVTTIVDMPLNSIPPTTTLGNFHEKLREATGKCFVDVAFWGGVVPGNQLHLRPMIQAGVAGFKCFLIHSGVDEFPHVNDSDLHTAMKQLQGTGSVLLFHAERDVWEGKGETGDPCQYSTFLRSRPDVMETEAIRVVTELCLQYRVRCHIVHLSSAKPLKLIEEARQAGAPLTVETTHHYLSLCAEDIPAGATQFKCCPPIRGSVNREQLWSALKAGQIDMVVSDHSPCTTDLKKLDSGDFTQAWGGISSLQFGLSLFWSSASKRGFQLPDVVRLLSQKTAQLCCLDSRKGCLAPSYDADLVVWDPEREFEIQEENIHHKNKFAVCDCAIS from the exons atggaaCTCGGATCAACAGTCAGTGCTGTGAGGAGTACGAGGGTGCTGGATGGTGACAAAGTACGTCCTGCAGTTGTAGTTATAAAGGATGGGAAGATACATGAAATAGTCTCGAGCTGCAGCTTTTCTGAGGATGTGGCCTGTCAG GTGCTGGATGTGGGTGACAGCGTGGTGATGCCAGGCATTGTAGACTGCCACGTTCACGTGAATGAACCAGGCCGTACCTCCTGGGAGGGTTTCTGGACCGCCACCAGAGCTGCAGCAGCCGGAGGGGTGACGACGATTGTGGACATGCCGCT AAACAGCAtccctcccaccacaactcttggAAATTTTCACGAGAAGCTGCGGGAGGCAACAGGGAAGTGTTTTGTGGATGTAGCCTTCTGGGGAGGCGTGGTCCCTGGCAATCAG CTCCATCTACGTCCAATGATCCAGGCTGGAGTGGCTGGCTTCAAGTGTTTTCTCATCCATAGCGGGGTGGATGAGTTCCCCCATGTAAATGACAGCGATCTACATACAGCCATGAAGCAGCTGCAAGGCACAGGAAGCGTCCTGCTG tttcatgcAGAGAGGGACGTTTGGGAAGGAAAAGGAGAGACTGGTG ACCCTTGCCAGTACTCCACCTTCTTGCGGTCCAGGCCAGACGTCATGGAAACCGAAGCTATTCGTGTTGTCACAGAGCTTTGCCTGCAGTACAG GGTTCGCTGCCACATAGTTCACTTGTCTTCTGCAAAGCCACTGAAACTGATTGAGGAAGCACGGCAGGCTGGAGCTCCTCTGACTGTGGAGACCACCCACCACTATCTCAGCCTGTGTGCAGAAGACATACCTGCAGGGGCCACGCAATTTAAGTGCTGCCCACCCATCAGAGGATCTGTTAACCGA gAGCAGCTATGGTCTGCGCTGAAAGCTGGACAGATTGACATGGTGGTCTCAGACCACTCCCCCTGCACCACCGACTTGAAGAAACTGGACAGTGGAGACTTCACACAGGCTTGGGGAGGGATTTCTTCTTTACAGTTTG GCTTGTCTCTGTTCTGGAGTTCAGCCAGTAAACGAGGTTTTCAGCTCCCTGATGTTGTGAGGCTCCTGAGCCAAAAAACAGCTCAGCTGTGTTGCCTCGACAGCCGGAAGGGCTGCCTTGCCCCCAGTTATGATGCCGACTTGGTCGTGTGGGACCCAGAGAGAGAGTTTGAG ATTCAAGAAGAAAACATACATCATAAAAACAAG TTTGCTGTTTGTGACTGTGCAATCAGCTGA
- the LOC113016934 gene encoding allantoinase, mitochondrial isoform X2: MELGSTVSAVRSTRVLDGDKVRPAVVVIKDGKIHEIVSSCSFSEDVACQVLDVGDSVVMPGIVDCHVHVNEPGRTSWEGFWTATRAAAAGGVTTIVDMPLNSIPPTTTLGNFHEKLREATGKCFVDVAFWGGVVPGNQLHLRPMIQAGVAGFKCFLIHSGVDEFPHVNDSDLHTAMKQLQGTGSVLLFHAERDVWEGKGETGDPCQYSTFLRSRPDVMETEAIRVVTELCLQYRVRCHIVHLSSAKPLKLIEEARQAGAPLTVETTHHYLSLCAEDIPAGATQFKCCPPIRGSVNREQLWSALKAGQIDMVVSDHSPCTTDLKKLDSGDFTQAWGGISSLQFGLSLFWSSASKRGFQLPDVVRLLSQKTAQLCCLDSRKGCLAPSYDADLVVWDPEREFEVRNHKQSSYPEADVFHPLLCFTDSRRKHTS, translated from the exons atggaaCTCGGATCAACAGTCAGTGCTGTGAGGAGTACGAGGGTGCTGGATGGTGACAAAGTACGTCCTGCAGTTGTAGTTATAAAGGATGGGAAGATACATGAAATAGTCTCGAGCTGCAGCTTTTCTGAGGATGTGGCCTGTCAG GTGCTGGATGTGGGTGACAGCGTGGTGATGCCAGGCATTGTAGACTGCCACGTTCACGTGAATGAACCAGGCCGTACCTCCTGGGAGGGTTTCTGGACCGCCACCAGAGCTGCAGCAGCCGGAGGGGTGACGACGATTGTGGACATGCCGCT AAACAGCAtccctcccaccacaactcttggAAATTTTCACGAGAAGCTGCGGGAGGCAACAGGGAAGTGTTTTGTGGATGTAGCCTTCTGGGGAGGCGTGGTCCCTGGCAATCAG CTCCATCTACGTCCAATGATCCAGGCTGGAGTGGCTGGCTTCAAGTGTTTTCTCATCCATAGCGGGGTGGATGAGTTCCCCCATGTAAATGACAGCGATCTACATACAGCCATGAAGCAGCTGCAAGGCACAGGAAGCGTCCTGCTG tttcatgcAGAGAGGGACGTTTGGGAAGGAAAAGGAGAGACTGGTG ACCCTTGCCAGTACTCCACCTTCTTGCGGTCCAGGCCAGACGTCATGGAAACCGAAGCTATTCGTGTTGTCACAGAGCTTTGCCTGCAGTACAG GGTTCGCTGCCACATAGTTCACTTGTCTTCTGCAAAGCCACTGAAACTGATTGAGGAAGCACGGCAGGCTGGAGCTCCTCTGACTGTGGAGACCACCCACCACTATCTCAGCCTGTGTGCAGAAGACATACCTGCAGGGGCCACGCAATTTAAGTGCTGCCCACCCATCAGAGGATCTGTTAACCGA gAGCAGCTATGGTCTGCGCTGAAAGCTGGACAGATTGACATGGTGGTCTCAGACCACTCCCCCTGCACCACCGACTTGAAGAAACTGGACAGTGGAGACTTCACACAGGCTTGGGGAGGGATTTCTTCTTTACAGTTTG GCTTGTCTCTGTTCTGGAGTTCAGCCAGTAAACGAGGTTTTCAGCTCCCTGATGTTGTGAGGCTCCTGAGCCAAAAAACAGCTCAGCTGTGTTGCCTCGACAGCCGGAAGGGCTGCCTTGCCCCCAGTTATGATGCCGACTTGGTCGTGTGGGACCCAGAGAGAGAGTTTGAGGTAAGAAACCATAAACAGTCATCATATCCTGAGGCAGATGTCTTTCATCCTTTGCTGTGTTTCACAGATTCAAGAAGAAAACATACATCATAA
- the LOC113016934 gene encoding allantoinase, mitochondrial isoform X1: protein MELGSTVSAVRSTRVLDGDKVRPAVVVIKDGKIHEIVSSCSFSEDVACQVLDVGDSVVMPGIVDCHVHVNEPGRTSWEGFWTATRAAAAGGVTTIVDMPLNSIPPTTTLGNFHEKLREATGKCFVDVAFWGGVVPGNQLHLRPMIQAGVAGFKCFLIHSGVDEFPHVNDSDLHTAMKQLQGTGSVLLFHAERDVWEGKGETGDPCQYSTFLRSRPDVMETEAIRVVTELCLQYRVRCHIVHLSSAKPLKLIEEARQAGAPLTVETTHHYLSLCAEDIPAGATQFKCCPPIRGSVNREQLWSALKAGQIDMVVSDHSPCTTDLKKLDSGDFTQAWGGISSLQFGLSLFWSSASKRGFQLPDVVRLLSQKTAQLCCLDSRKGCLAPSYDADLVVWDPEREFEIQEENIHHKNKLTPYLGLKLQGAVRATILRGRLVYEDGSFCAEPLGKHLLIPQKTNQAQL from the exons atggaaCTCGGATCAACAGTCAGTGCTGTGAGGAGTACGAGGGTGCTGGATGGTGACAAAGTACGTCCTGCAGTTGTAGTTATAAAGGATGGGAAGATACATGAAATAGTCTCGAGCTGCAGCTTTTCTGAGGATGTGGCCTGTCAG GTGCTGGATGTGGGTGACAGCGTGGTGATGCCAGGCATTGTAGACTGCCACGTTCACGTGAATGAACCAGGCCGTACCTCCTGGGAGGGTTTCTGGACCGCCACCAGAGCTGCAGCAGCCGGAGGGGTGACGACGATTGTGGACATGCCGCT AAACAGCAtccctcccaccacaactcttggAAATTTTCACGAGAAGCTGCGGGAGGCAACAGGGAAGTGTTTTGTGGATGTAGCCTTCTGGGGAGGCGTGGTCCCTGGCAATCAG CTCCATCTACGTCCAATGATCCAGGCTGGAGTGGCTGGCTTCAAGTGTTTTCTCATCCATAGCGGGGTGGATGAGTTCCCCCATGTAAATGACAGCGATCTACATACAGCCATGAAGCAGCTGCAAGGCACAGGAAGCGTCCTGCTG tttcatgcAGAGAGGGACGTTTGGGAAGGAAAAGGAGAGACTGGTG ACCCTTGCCAGTACTCCACCTTCTTGCGGTCCAGGCCAGACGTCATGGAAACCGAAGCTATTCGTGTTGTCACAGAGCTTTGCCTGCAGTACAG GGTTCGCTGCCACATAGTTCACTTGTCTTCTGCAAAGCCACTGAAACTGATTGAGGAAGCACGGCAGGCTGGAGCTCCTCTGACTGTGGAGACCACCCACCACTATCTCAGCCTGTGTGCAGAAGACATACCTGCAGGGGCCACGCAATTTAAGTGCTGCCCACCCATCAGAGGATCTGTTAACCGA gAGCAGCTATGGTCTGCGCTGAAAGCTGGACAGATTGACATGGTGGTCTCAGACCACTCCCCCTGCACCACCGACTTGAAGAAACTGGACAGTGGAGACTTCACACAGGCTTGGGGAGGGATTTCTTCTTTACAGTTTG GCTTGTCTCTGTTCTGGAGTTCAGCCAGTAAACGAGGTTTTCAGCTCCCTGATGTTGTGAGGCTCCTGAGCCAAAAAACAGCTCAGCTGTGTTGCCTCGACAGCCGGAAGGGCTGCCTTGCCCCCAGTTATGATGCCGACTTGGTCGTGTGGGACCCAGAGAGAGAGTTTGAG ATTCAAGAAGAAAACATACATCATAAAAACAAG CTGACTCCTTACCTTGGCCTCAAACTGCAAGGGGCCGTGCGCGCCACCATCCTGAGGGGACGGCTCGTGTACGAAGATGGCAGCTTCTGCGCCGAACCTCTGGGGAAGCATCTCCTCATCCCTCAGAAGACAAATCAGGCCCAACTGTGA
- the agxta gene encoding alanine--glyoxylate and serine--pyruvate aminotransferase a, translated as MSSISVPPPKCLQKPLTVPYRHMFGPGPSNVPSRILEAGANPVIGHMHPEIFEIMNDIKSGIQYMFQTQNKMTLAVSGTGHSAMECAIFNAVEPGESVLVAVNGIWGERAAEMAERIGARVNTIVAPPGGCFTIEEMEKALSKHRPALLFVAHGESSTGVLHPLDGIGQLCHKYNCLFLVDSVASIGGAPVYMDQQEIDILYTGSQKVLNAPPGTAPISFSERACQKIFSRRTKPVSFYLDLSWLANYWGCDGKPSRVYHHTGPVTAFYSLRESLSVLVEEGLENSWERHLKVAEYFHAGLESMGLKLFVKEKRLRLPTVTTIVAPYGYDWKEITSFIMKTHNLEISGGLGPSVGLVLRVGLMGCNSSRENVDMVLAALKDALKHCHKSKV; from the exons ATGTCGTCCATCTCTGTACCGCCACCAAAATGCCTGCAGAAACCTCTGACTGTTCCCTATCGTCACATGTTTGGACCAGGACCTTCAAACGTCCCTTCACGGATCTTGGAGGCTGGTGCTAACCCTGTCATTGGACACATGCATCCAGAGATATTCGAG ATAATGAACGACATCAAGAGTGGGATCCAGTATATGTTCCAGACTCAAAACAAAATGACTCTAGCTGTGAGTGGCACCGGCCACAGTGCTATGGAGTGCGCCATCTTCAATGCAGTGGAGCCCGGGGAAAGCGTGCTTGTAGCTGTGAATGGAATCTGGGGGGAGAGAGCAGCTGAGATGGCAGAGAGGATAG GTGCGAGAGTAAACACTATAGTGGCTcctcctggtggctgcttcaCTATTGAAGAGATGGAAAAG GCTTTATCCAAACACAGACCTGCGCTGCTCTTTGTGGCACACGGAGAATCTTCTACGGGAGTCTTGCATCCTTTAGATGGCATCGGACAGCTGTGCCATAA GTATAACTGCCTGTTTCTTGTTGACTCTGTGGCATCAATTGGAGGAGCCCCTGTTTACATGGACCAGCAAG AGATAGATATCCTGTATACAGGCTCCCAAAAGGTTCTGAATGCTCCACCAGGTACAGCACCGATTTCCTTCAGTGAGAGAGCATG CCAAAAAATCTTCAGCCGAAGGACAAAGCCTGTGTCATTTTACTTGGATTTGAGTTGGCTGGCAAACTACTGGGGATGTGATGGAAAGCCATCAAGAGT ATATCACCACACAGGTCCTGTCACTGCTTTTTACTCTCTGAGGGAAAGTTTGTCTGTCCTTGTTGAAGAG ggtTTGGAGAATTCATGGGAACGACATCTGAAGGTAGCCGAATATTTCCATGCTGGCCTGGAGAGCATGGGTCTCAAGCTTTTTGTCAAAGAAAAG CGTCTGAGGCTACCAACAGTCACTACAATTGTTGCTCCTTATGGATATGACTGGAAAGAGATCACAAGCTTcataatgaaaacacacaatctGGAGATTTCTGGGGGGCTCGGACCATCAGTTGGTTTG GTGCTCCGCGTGGGACTGATGGGATGtaacagcagcagggagaacGTCGATATGGTGCTGGCAGCACTGAAAGATGCTCTGAAACACTGTCACAAGAGCAAAGTGTAA
- the dtymk gene encoding thymidylate kinase: MGWLKRDEVKQEVRHCVSLLTFCFRKRRQMVIGHRSVSRAWLQFVRGFCNVHRSTDGQWSEMAGKRGALIVLEGVDRAGKTTQCSKLVQALQQSGRPAEMMRFPDRTTTIGQLIGAYLENKSDLEDHTVHLLFSANRWEMVPLMKKKLEQGITLVVDRYAFSGVAFTSAKPGFRLDWCMQPDVGLPKPDLVMFLQLNPAEAALRGQFGQERYETSVFQRTVQQRFEQLMKDQTVNWQVIDAAQNIENVHKDITAHSLNAINKAQNLPLGELWSETLQN; this comes from the exons ATGGGCTGGCTGAAACGTGACgaagtgaaacaggaagtgcgTCATTGTGTTTCCTTGTTGACGTTTTGTTTTAGGAAAAGGCGGCAAATGGTGATAGGGCACAGGTCTGTTTCTAGGGCTTGGCTTCAGTTTGTTCGTGGTTTCTGCAACGTTCACCGCAGCACTGACGGACAGTGGTCGGAGATGGCGGGTAAGAGAGGAGCGCTCATCGTGCTGGAGGGGGTGGACAGGGCCGGGAAGACCACGCAGTGCAGCAAGCTGGTTCAAGCTCTGCAGCAGAGCGGCAGGCCGGCTGAGATGATGAGATTCCCCG ACAGGACCACGACGATCGGACAGCTGATTGGGGCTTACCTGGAGAACAAGAGTGATTTGGAGGACCACACGGTGCACTTGTTGTTCTCTGCAAACCGCTGGGAGATGGT GCCTTTAATGAAGAAGAAGCTGGAGCAAGGCATCACTCTGGTTGTAGACAGGTATGCTTTCTCTGGAGTTGCTTTCACCAGCGCTAAGCCG GGCTTCCGCCTGGACTGGTGCATGCAGCCTGATGTGGGACTGCCAAAGCCAGACCTCGTAATGTTTCTGCAGCTGAACCCGGCCGAGGCTGCTCTCAGAGGACAGTTTGGGCAAGAGAGATACGAGACGAGCGTCTTCCAAAGAACAGTGCAACAGCGGTTTGAACAGCTGATGAAGGATCAGACAGTAAACTGGCAG GTGATCGATGCAGCACAGAATATTGAAAATGTTCACAAAGACATCACAGCCCACAGCCTCAATGCCATCAACAAAGCACAGAACCTGCCGCTCGGAGAGCTCTGGAGTGAAACTCTTCAAAACTAA
- the atg4b gene encoding cysteine protease ATG4B, with protein sequence MDAATLTYDTLRFVEFEDFPETSEPVWILGKEYNALTEKDEILSDVTSRLWFTYRKNFPPIGGTGPTSDTGWGCMLRCGQMILGEALVCRHLGRDWRWAKGQKQREEYISLLNAFIDKKDSYYSIHQIAQMGVGEGKPIGQWYGPNTVAQVLKKLAVFDTWSKVVVHVAMDNTVVIEEIKRLCMPWLDAAGAYGESEGVGELNGCLEGACAMAEEETALWRPLVLLIPLRLGLSDINDAYIDTLKQCFMLPQSLGVIGGKPNSAHYFIGYVGEELIYLDPHTTQPAVEPSEDSQVPDETYHCQHPPCRMHICELDPSIAAGFFCRTEDEFDDWCMRIRRLSCNRGTLPMFELVDSQPSHMVSVDTLNLTPDFSDSDRLERFFDSEDEEFEILSL encoded by the exons ATGGATGCAG ctacCTTGACATACGACACACTTCGATTTGTTGAGTTTGAAGATTTTCCCGAGACCTCGGAGCCTGTGTGGATCTTGGGCAAAGAATACAATGCACTCACAG AGAAAGATGAGATTTTATCAGATGTCACTTCACGCCTGTGGTTCACATACAGAAAAAACTTCCCACCGATTG GGGGGACCGGACCAACATCAGACACGGGGTGGGGATGTATGTTACGGTGTGGCCAGATGATTCTGGGCGAGGCCTTGGTGTGCAGACATTTAGGAAGAG attgGAGATGGGCCAAAGGCCAGAAACAAAGAGAGGAGTACATCAGTCTTCTCAACGCCTTCATCGACAAAAAAGACAGCTATTATTCCATCCATCAAATTG CTCAAATGGGAGTTGGAGAGGGAAAGCCTATTGGCCAGTGGTATGGACCAAACACAGTTGCCCAGGTTCTAAA GAAGCTGGCGGTGTTTGATACGTGGAGCAAAGTAGTTGTACACGTGGCGATGGACAACACTGTGGTCATCGAGGAGATCA AGCGCCTTTGCATGCCCTGGCTGGATGCTGCAGGAGCCTATGGAGAATCGGAGGGAGTTGGGGAGCTTAATGGATGCCTGGAGGGAGCGTGTGCCATGGCTGAGGAGGAGACGGCGCTCTGGAGACCTCTGGTACTGCTCATCCCCCTCAGGCTGGGCCTGAGCGATATAAATGATGCCTACATTGATACCCTCAAG CAATGCTTCATGCTGCCTCAGTCCCTTGGTGTTATTGGGGGAAAACCCAACAGTGCCCATTACTTCATTGGTTATGTCG GAGAAGAACTCATCTATTTAGACCCACACACCACACAGCCTGCAGTGGAGCCGTCTGAAGACAGTCAGGTCCCCGATGAGACGTACCACTGCCAGCACCCACCCTGTCGCATGCACATCTGTGAACTGGACCCATCCATCGCAGCG GGTTTCTTCTGCAGAACAGAGGATGAGTTTGATGACTGGTGTATGCGCATAAGAAgg CTGTCCTGCAACAGAGGGACCCTGCCTATGTTCGAACTCGTAGACAGCCAGCCCTCTCATATGGTCAGCGTGGACACCCTTAACCTTACTCCTG ATTTCTCAGACTCAGACAGGTTGGAGCGATTCTTCGATTCAGAGGACGAGGAATTTGAAATCCTTTCCCTGTGA
- the boka gene encoding bcl-2-related ovarian killer protein homolog A, producing the protein MEMLRRSSVFASEVFDRSPTDKELVSQAKALCREYIHSRLNRAGIGWSKPEHGLAASGGTLGEISSVLLWLGDELEYLRPNVYRNVARQLNITVASESVVSDAFLAVAADIFSTGVTWGKVVSLYAVAGALAVDCVRHGHPAMVHTIVDCMGEFVRKSLTSWLKKRGGWVDVTKCVVSTDPNFCSHWLVSAVCAFGHYLKTVVLHLLREK; encoded by the exons ATGGAGATGTTGCGTCGCTCCTCTGTGTTTGCCTCTGAAGTGTTTGACCGCTCGCCCACCGACAAGGAGCTGGTGTCCCAAGCCAAAGCACTGTGCAGGGAATACATCCACTCCAGGCTGAACCGTGCCGGGATCGGCTGGTCCAAGCCTGAACACGGACTGGCTGCGTCAGGTGGGACACTGGGAGAGATATCTTCGGTCCTGCTGTGGCTGG GCGATGAGTTGGAGTACCTTCGTCCCAATGTGTACCGTAACGTCGCCCGCCAGCTGAACATCACAGTGGCATCGGAGAGCGTGGTGTCCGACGCCTTCCTGGCTGTCGCTGCAGACATTTTCTCCACAG GTGTGACATGGGGAAAGGTGGTTTCCTTGTACGCTGTAGCGGGAGCCTTGGCGGTGGACTGTGTACGCCATGGTCATCCAGCAATGGTCCATACCATTGTCGACTGCATGGGGGAGTTTGTCCGCAAGAGCCTGACTTCCTGGTTAAAAAAGAGAGGAGGCTGG GTGGATGTAACAAAGTGCGTGGTGAGCACTGACCCAAACTTCTGTTCGCACTGGCTGGTGTCTGCTGTCTGTGCCTTTGGACACTACCTGAAGACGGTCGTGCTACACCTCCTCCGCgagaagtga